A genome region from Synchiropus splendidus isolate RoL2022-P1 chromosome 5, RoL_Sspl_1.0, whole genome shotgun sequence includes the following:
- the nhsb gene encoding actin remodeling regulator NHS isoform X3: MPFAKRIVEPSLLCRYHIPNDEGLLFEDLCEISNVVLSRTLRQLSDLARHACSLFQELENDIISTNQRVWLLQNKLGQLQQSTNALDPKKEAVPVSNLDIESKISVHYQSSWHKQHNVFHPCTRPPCLEELHRNAQFTLRALHRDENQQSTGREKNRVTISISVAPPIPTFPSPHTIRRQQRSRLARAQERAERERELDYQPRKERTVRETEIQTIQRKERPVREADTQSIQRKFECFYSLHPIEGCTFIPWNRKAASTAEDDDEVAEDTRAKVSSPEASLTKDKQINRSKENPESSDLKANSDSHGVSSCIIPINVTGVGFDREASARCSLVHSQSVLQRRRKLRRRKTITGIPKRVQHDMGTAAPSRRRIRAQRGHQGIPASLSHSTGNISSLGDQSDSTYTSNTTRGGRLRSRSLPREGGRLMDSDEDDDDNYDDDDDDEELSPYEAEDFIPSGPSPRMKMMMMKDEEESTDDQAAPGPLQLGSLKRLQRSGERDRGVVGGGSPEHSWMERGRSRLPRKVDMGSCEISSSSDTFSSPIHSVSTTGVLGSHVDHKEDHQSSSGNWSGSSSTCPSQTSETIPPPSSPPLTGSSHCDSELSLNTVPNAMDEGFSLDPSYHSDLRPQGQGQRSSSFTSSATDQLDDAGVSTASEGEWTYPQDQEHTYQDQDHDQGLAFARGYVAKQGLEDQPCFDESKASITGKETYYSSDTEGLYSLSVDLGACNPSYKSYTYNYADTGPACGQLNTVAAPLPHEVLPQQPTDFTAGTMTLGRPCRPLKKPKVKPPPPKRTSSLRETSSSSVDVGTDTQADQEQPNTVKEQELALSSTDMKLNLEIGGAPEPLQTSCLVTQPIGTWVMGLSEAVDLVEPMSFTSADTHSFKDEGAVQSDYADLWLHNTDQKTNNGEYTSMSNSSTATGTTVMDCVKSPDSSSSSTENKTQALPQNSDVRASSPPLQPADFKLGSPEKLAGLASPSSGYSSQSETPTSTLPSSSAAFFPGPLSPSTGKRKPKVPERKSSLSSLQHFPRDGASIYPGYKRDPDFPPPPSQLDIHILQGGYVRHTLCHRTQHMNTLHHSKQRITNASATKLLVPETVHANVSCPNLSSGISNTSLQVPSAHRLGQLHSVSQSTDSSNTTELEPASVLENATRRKCPPCSSTLMPPPKNTRPLPPRRPPPKPPALEQRPSNEPSQPPPPGRHPDGPPSYESLLLRQDRYGPGTFWAMTAFRNRMDPLSEPSEDSSPLHRPVPRAPHPSPVDLHTHIHSHREFRGLTNSTHAHTEFRILGERSFSQDDDDDDEDEEEEEQVNELPRAACSRGGMRSDHPPPPAYEFAGGSHFDSGPWPSPLKVPGTSMETSHPYLISDARKRGQEEWEGEEVKSGATRSAHQQQLHEYKDDSTPDTEDYFSKDSTPSDNSLSPLTEDTKVDEDIILTSPNKSRTTEDLFAMIHRSKRKVLGRKDSGEMNAKSRLCPTAMPSGPVATTIVPPAPTLNVLAAQAAVAGSQRAPVPIYRSAKKSNTSNEEFKLLLLKKGSRSDSSYRMSATEILKSPITPKMPGDSVQEGAIRQVEEPPTTVQDPLISGFEPIQIPGLFPRANSESFIPKTLPLSAASRQGRSRIPPVANSSRYSTRSRLYTAPMQAISEGETENSDGSPHDDRSS, encoded by the exons cgGTTTCAAACCTGGATATAGAGAGCAAGATATCAGTCCACTATCAATCCTCGTGGCACAAGCAACACAATGTGTTTCATCCGTGTACGAGACCACCATGTCTGGAGGAGTTGCATCGAAAtgctcaattcactctccgagcTTTACATCGAG ATGAAAACCAGCAGTCCACAGGTCGGGAGAAGAACAGAGTGACCATCTCAATTTCTGTAGCACCCCCTATTCCCACCTTCCCATCACCACATACCATTCGTAGGCAGCAAAGAAGTCGACTGGCGCGAGCG CAAGAGAGAGCGGAGAGGGAGCGGGAGTTGGACTATCAACCCAGGAAG GAGAGAACAGTGAGGGAGACAGAGATCCAGACTATACAAAGAAAA GAGAGACCAGTGAGAGAAGCAGACACGCAGTCAATCCAAAGAAAG TTTGAGTGCTTTTACTCACTACATCCAATTGAAGGATGTACCTTCATTCCATGGAATAGAAAG GCTGCCTCAACagcagaagatgatgatgaggttgCTGAGGACACGAGAGCCAAAGTCTCATCGCCTGAGGCCTCCTTGACCAAGGACAAGCAGATAAACAGGTCCAAGGAAAATCCAGAATCATCAGACCTGAAGGCAAACTCGGATTCTCACGGCGTCTCCTCCTGCATTATCCCCATAAATGTCACAG GCGTGGGCTTTGACCGTGAAGCAAGTGCCCGTTGCTCTCTTGTCCATTCCCAGTCGGTTCTTCAAAGGAGAAGAAAGttgaggaggagaaaaacaatAACTGGGATACCAAAACGAGTGCAACACGACATGG GTACGGCTGCTCCCTCCAGACGACGTATCAGAGCTCAACGGGGCCATCAGGGAATCCCTGCATCTTTGTCCCATTCAACGGGCAACATCTCTTCCCTTGGAGACCAGTCAGATTCCACTTATACGAGTAACACAACCCGTGGGGGGCGTTTGCGCTCTCGTAGCCTTCCACGAGAGGGTGGACGTCTAATGGACAGTGATGAGGATGACGATGACAATTAcgatgacgatgacgacgaTGAGGAATTGTCTCCGTACGAAGCAGAAGACTTTATTCCATCAGGCCCCAGTccgaggatgaagatgatgatgatgaaagatgaagaggaaagtACAGATGATCAGGCAGCACCTGGGCCACTGCAGCTTGGCAGCCTTAAACGATTGCAAAGATCTGGAGAAAGAGACAGAGGGGTTGTGGGAGGTGGAAGTCCAGAGCACAGCTGGATGGAAAGGGGGCGCTCTCGTCTGCCAAGGAAGGTTGACATGGGCAGCTGTGAAATCTCATCAAGTTCAGACACTTTCAGTAGTCCCATTCACTCTGTGTCTACAACAGGAGTACTTGGCAGCCACGTGGACCACAAAGAGGATCACCAGTCATCAAGTGGCAATTGGAGTGGTTCTAGCTCCACATGCCCATCTCAAACCTCTGAAACTATTCCcccaccttcctctccaccgcTGACAGGCTCATCTCATTGCGACTCTGAGCTGTCACTGAACACTGTGCCCAATGCCATGGATGAGGGATTCTCACTCGACCCTTCTTACCACTCTGACCTCAGACCTCAAGGCCAGGGCCAGAGGTCAAGCTCATTCACATCCTCAGCGACAGACCAGCTTGACGATGCAGGTGTGAGTACGGCAAGCGAGGGAGAGTGGACATATCCACAAGATCAAGAACACACttatcaagaccaagaccatgaCCAAGGCCTAGCATTCGCAAGAGGTTATGTTGCCAAACAAGGCCTAGAAGATCAACCATGTTTCGATGAAAGCAAGGCCAGTATCACTGGAAAAGAAACGTATTATTCATCTGACACTGAGGGTTTGTACTCCCTATCTGTGGACTTAGGGGCGTGTAACCCATCATATAAAAGCTATACATACAACTATGCAGATACAGGGCCTGCCTGTGGCCAGTTGAACACTGTGGCAGCACCACTACCACACGAAGTACTCCCTCAACAACCTACTGATTTCACAGCGGGCACCATGACTTTGGGGAGGCCCTGTCGTCCACTCAAAAAACCAAAAGTAAAACCTCCGCCACCTAAACGAACCTCCTCGCTAAGGGAGACAAGCAGTAGTAGTGTTGACGTTGGAACTGATACGCAGGCAGATCAGGAGCAGCCAAATACAGTCAAAGAACAGGAACTTGCCTTGTCTTCCACTGATATGAAGCTAAACTTGGAAATTGGAGGCGCTCCGGAGCCGTTGCAGACTTCTTGTCTGGTCACACAGCCCATCGGCACATGGGTAATGGGCCTAAGTGAAGCTGTAGATCTAGTAGAGCCTATGTCCTTCACCTCAGCAGACACGCACTCTTTTAAGGATGAAGGTGCTGTGCAATCTGACTATGCAGACTTATGGCTTCACAACACTGaccaaaagacaaacaatgGTGAGTATACCTCAATGTCGAACTCCAGCACAGCCACTGGCACAACTGTCATGGATTGTGTTAAGTCACCTGACAGCTCTTCCTCCTCGACTGAAAATAAAACCCAGGCACTTCCCCAGAACTCAGATGTGAGGGCCAGTAGCCCACCTCTTCAACCAGCTGATTTCAAACTTGGGTCACCTGAAAAACTGGCTGGTCTGGCCTCACCATCCAGCGGgtattccagtcagtccgaaacTCCAACTTCAACGTTGCCCTCATCTTCTGCAGCATTCTTTCCGGGACCTTTGTCACCTTCTACTGGCAAAAGGAAGCCCAAAGTGCCAGAGAGAAAGTCCTCTCTCTCTTCGTTACAGCATTTTCCTAGAGATGGAGCTTCAATTTATCCTGGCTACAAAAGAGATCCAGACTTTCCGCCACCTCCCTCACAACTGGATATTCATATTCTTCAAGGTGGTTATGTTAGACACACATTGTGTCACAGAACGCAGCATATGAACACACTGCACCATAGCAAACAGAGAATTACAAATGCTTCAGCAACAAAGTTGCTGGTCCCTGAAACGGTTCATGCCAATGTTTCCTGTCCAAATTTGTCATCAGGAATTTCAAACACAAGTCTGCAAGTTCCATCTGCCCATCGTTTAGGACAACTACATTCCGTCAGTCAGTCTACAGACAGTTCCAACACTACAGAACTAGAACCAGCAAGTGTATTAGAGAATGCCACAAGACGTAAATGTCCTCCTTGTAGTTCCACTCTGATGCCACCTCCCAAGAACACTCGGCCTCTCCCTCCACGAAGACCACCCCCAAAACCTCCAGCTCTTGAGCAACGGCCTTCAAATGAGCCATCACAACCACCACCTCCCGGTCGCCACCCTGATGGGCCTCCCTCGTATGAAAGTCTGCTACTCAGACAAGACCGGTATGGACCGGGAACATTTTGGGCAATGACAGCATTCAGAAACCGCATGGACCCGTTATCAGAACCTTCAGAGGACAGTTCGCCCTTGCACCGGCCAGTGCCAAGAGCGCCCCACCCTTCACCAGTcgatctacacacacacattcactccCACAGAGAGTTCAGAGGGCTTACGAATTCCACACATGCACATACTGAGTTCAGGATTTTGGGAGAGCGATCGTTTTctcaagatgatgatgatgatgacgaagatgaagaagaagaagaacaagtcaATGAACTTCCAAGGGCTGCATGTTCCAGGGGAGGCATGCGTTCAGATcatcctccacctcctgcttaTGAGTTTGCTGGGGGATCCCACTTTGACTCAGGGCCCTGGCCTAGTCCACTCAAAGTGCCTGGTACCTCAATGGAGACATCGCATCCTTACCTAATCAGCGATGCAAGGAAAAGAGGACAAGAGGAGTGGGAAGGAGAAGAGGTCAAATCAGGTGCTACCAGAAGTGcccatcagcagcagctgcatgaGTATAAAGACGACTCTACTCCAGACACAGAAGACTACTTCAGTAAAG ATTCCACGCCAAGTGATAATTCACTTTCCCCTTTGACTGAAGACACGAAAGTAGACGAGGACATTATTTTGACATCACCAAACAAGTCCAGAACAACCGAGGATCTGTTCGCCATGATACACAG ATCGAAGAGAAAAGTCCTGGGCCGCAAGGATTCAGGAGAGATGAATGCAAAATCTCGCCTTTGCCCTACAGCGATGCCCTCTGGTCCGGTTGCCACCACCATTGTCCCTCCAGCACCAACACTCAATGTCCTGGCAGCACAAGCCGCTGTTGCTGGATCACAACGGGCTCCAGTACCAATCTATCGCAGCGCTAAGAAATCCAACACGTCGAATGAGGAATTTAAGCTATTACTATTAAAGAAAGGCAGCAGGTCTGATTCTAGCTACCGAATGTCAGCTACAGAGATCCTTAAGAGTCCAATAACCCCTAAAATGCCTGGAGATTCTGTTCAGGAGGGTGCCATCAGACAAGTGGAGGAGCCACCCACCACAGTGCAGGATCCTCTTATCTCTGGCTTTGAACCAATCCAGATACCAGGCCTATTTCCTCGAGCAAATTCTGAAAGTTTCATACCGAAGACTTTGCCACTATCAGCTGCATCTCGACAGGGCCGTTCTCGCATCCCCCCAGTAGCCAACAGCAGTCGCTACAGTACTCGTAGCCGTCTATACACTGCTCCCATGCAAGCCATTTCTGAAGGGGAGACTGAGAACTCAGATGGAAGCCCCCATGATGACAGATCCTCCTAG
- the nhsb gene encoding actin remodeling regulator NHS isoform X2: protein MPFAKRIVEPSLLCRYHIPNDEGLLFEDLCEISNVVLSRTLRQLSDLARHACSLFQELENDIISTNQRVWLLQNKLGQLQQSTNALDPKKEAVPVSNLDIESKISVHYQSSWHKQHNVFHPCTRPPCLEELHRNAQFTLRALHRDENQQSTGREKNRVTISISVAPPIPTFPSPHTIRRQQRSRLARAQERAERERELDYQPRKERTVRETEIQTIQRKERPVREADTQSIQRKAASTAEDDDEVAEDTRAKVSSPEASLTKDKQINRSKENPESSDLKANSDSHGVSSCIIPINVTGVGFDREASARCSLVHSQSVLQRRRKLRRRKTITGIPKRVQHDMDSDESPVARERTVILHANPHQLSLYQEDLSISGHHTRDSGCQTDDFLIACTAAPSRRRIRAQRGHQGIPASLSHSTGNISSLGDQSDSTYTSNTTRGGRLRSRSLPREGGRLMDSDEDDDDNYDDDDDDEELSPYEAEDFIPSGPSPRMKMMMMKDEEESTDDQAAPGPLQLGSLKRLQRSGERDRGVVGGGSPEHSWMERGRSRLPRKVDMGSCEISSSSDTFSSPIHSVSTTGVLGSHVDHKEDHQSSSGNWSGSSSTCPSQTSETIPPPSSPPLTGSSHCDSELSLNTVPNAMDEGFSLDPSYHSDLRPQGQGQRSSSFTSSATDQLDDAGVSTASEGEWTYPQDQEHTYQDQDHDQGLAFARGYVAKQGLEDQPCFDESKASITGKETYYSSDTEGLYSLSVDLGACNPSYKSYTYNYADTGPACGQLNTVAAPLPHEVLPQQPTDFTAGTMTLGRPCRPLKKPKVKPPPPKRTSSLRETSSSSVDVGTDTQADQEQPNTVKEQELALSSTDMKLNLEIGGAPEPLQTSCLVTQPIGTWVMGLSEAVDLVEPMSFTSADTHSFKDEGAVQSDYADLWLHNTDQKTNNGEYTSMSNSSTATGTTVMDCVKSPDSSSSSTENKTQALPQNSDVRASSPPLQPADFKLGSPEKLAGLASPSSGYSSQSETPTSTLPSSSAAFFPGPLSPSTGKRKPKVPERKSSLSSLQHFPRDGASIYPGYKRDPDFPPPPSQLDIHILQGGYVRHTLCHRTQHMNTLHHSKQRITNASATKLLVPETVHANVSCPNLSSGISNTSLQVPSAHRLGQLHSVSQSTDSSNTTELEPASVLENATRRKCPPCSSTLMPPPKNTRPLPPRRPPPKPPALEQRPSNEPSQPPPPGRHPDGPPSYESLLLRQDRYGPGTFWAMTAFRNRMDPLSEPSEDSSPLHRPVPRAPHPSPVDLHTHIHSHREFRGLTNSTHAHTEFRILGERSFSQDDDDDDEDEEEEEQVNELPRAACSRGGMRSDHPPPPAYEFAGGSHFDSGPWPSPLKVPGTSMETSHPYLISDARKRGQEEWEGEEVKSGATRSAHQQQLHEYKDDSTPDTEDYFSKDSTPSDNSLSPLTEDTKVDEDIILTSPNKSRTTEDLFAMIHRSKRKVLGRKDSGEMNAKSRLCPTAMPSGPVATTIVPPAPTLNVLAAQAAVAGSQRAPVPIYRSAKKSNTSNEEFKLLLLKKGSRSDSSYRMSATEILKSPITPKMPGDSVQEGAIRQVEEPPTTVQDPLISGFEPIQIPGLFPRANSESFIPKTLPLSAASRQGRSRIPPVANSSRYSTRSRLYTAPMQAISEGETENSDGSPHDDRSS from the exons cgGTTTCAAACCTGGATATAGAGAGCAAGATATCAGTCCACTATCAATCCTCGTGGCACAAGCAACACAATGTGTTTCATCCGTGTACGAGACCACCATGTCTGGAGGAGTTGCATCGAAAtgctcaattcactctccgagcTTTACATCGAG ATGAAAACCAGCAGTCCACAGGTCGGGAGAAGAACAGAGTGACCATCTCAATTTCTGTAGCACCCCCTATTCCCACCTTCCCATCACCACATACCATTCGTAGGCAGCAAAGAAGTCGACTGGCGCGAGCG CAAGAGAGAGCGGAGAGGGAGCGGGAGTTGGACTATCAACCCAGGAAG GAGAGAACAGTGAGGGAGACAGAGATCCAGACTATACAAAGAAAA GAGAGACCAGTGAGAGAAGCAGACACGCAGTCAATCCAAAGAAAG GCTGCCTCAACagcagaagatgatgatgaggttgCTGAGGACACGAGAGCCAAAGTCTCATCGCCTGAGGCCTCCTTGACCAAGGACAAGCAGATAAACAGGTCCAAGGAAAATCCAGAATCATCAGACCTGAAGGCAAACTCGGATTCTCACGGCGTCTCCTCCTGCATTATCCCCATAAATGTCACAG GCGTGGGCTTTGACCGTGAAGCAAGTGCCCGTTGCTCTCTTGTCCATTCCCAGTCGGTTCTTCAAAGGAGAAGAAAGttgaggaggagaaaaacaatAACTGGGATACCAAAACGAGTGCAACACGACATGG ATTCAGATGAATCACCAGTGGCAAGAGAGCGGACTGTGATTCTCCATGCCAACCCACACCAGCTCTCCCTGTATCAGGAAGACCTGTCAATCAGCGGCCACCACACTCGGGATTCTGGCTGCCAGACAGATGACTTCCTCATAGCAT GTACGGCTGCTCCCTCCAGACGACGTATCAGAGCTCAACGGGGCCATCAGGGAATCCCTGCATCTTTGTCCCATTCAACGGGCAACATCTCTTCCCTTGGAGACCAGTCAGATTCCACTTATACGAGTAACACAACCCGTGGGGGGCGTTTGCGCTCTCGTAGCCTTCCACGAGAGGGTGGACGTCTAATGGACAGTGATGAGGATGACGATGACAATTAcgatgacgatgacgacgaTGAGGAATTGTCTCCGTACGAAGCAGAAGACTTTATTCCATCAGGCCCCAGTccgaggatgaagatgatgatgatgaaagatgaagaggaaagtACAGATGATCAGGCAGCACCTGGGCCACTGCAGCTTGGCAGCCTTAAACGATTGCAAAGATCTGGAGAAAGAGACAGAGGGGTTGTGGGAGGTGGAAGTCCAGAGCACAGCTGGATGGAAAGGGGGCGCTCTCGTCTGCCAAGGAAGGTTGACATGGGCAGCTGTGAAATCTCATCAAGTTCAGACACTTTCAGTAGTCCCATTCACTCTGTGTCTACAACAGGAGTACTTGGCAGCCACGTGGACCACAAAGAGGATCACCAGTCATCAAGTGGCAATTGGAGTGGTTCTAGCTCCACATGCCCATCTCAAACCTCTGAAACTATTCCcccaccttcctctccaccgcTGACAGGCTCATCTCATTGCGACTCTGAGCTGTCACTGAACACTGTGCCCAATGCCATGGATGAGGGATTCTCACTCGACCCTTCTTACCACTCTGACCTCAGACCTCAAGGCCAGGGCCAGAGGTCAAGCTCATTCACATCCTCAGCGACAGACCAGCTTGACGATGCAGGTGTGAGTACGGCAAGCGAGGGAGAGTGGACATATCCACAAGATCAAGAACACACttatcaagaccaagaccatgaCCAAGGCCTAGCATTCGCAAGAGGTTATGTTGCCAAACAAGGCCTAGAAGATCAACCATGTTTCGATGAAAGCAAGGCCAGTATCACTGGAAAAGAAACGTATTATTCATCTGACACTGAGGGTTTGTACTCCCTATCTGTGGACTTAGGGGCGTGTAACCCATCATATAAAAGCTATACATACAACTATGCAGATACAGGGCCTGCCTGTGGCCAGTTGAACACTGTGGCAGCACCACTACCACACGAAGTACTCCCTCAACAACCTACTGATTTCACAGCGGGCACCATGACTTTGGGGAGGCCCTGTCGTCCACTCAAAAAACCAAAAGTAAAACCTCCGCCACCTAAACGAACCTCCTCGCTAAGGGAGACAAGCAGTAGTAGTGTTGACGTTGGAACTGATACGCAGGCAGATCAGGAGCAGCCAAATACAGTCAAAGAACAGGAACTTGCCTTGTCTTCCACTGATATGAAGCTAAACTTGGAAATTGGAGGCGCTCCGGAGCCGTTGCAGACTTCTTGTCTGGTCACACAGCCCATCGGCACATGGGTAATGGGCCTAAGTGAAGCTGTAGATCTAGTAGAGCCTATGTCCTTCACCTCAGCAGACACGCACTCTTTTAAGGATGAAGGTGCTGTGCAATCTGACTATGCAGACTTATGGCTTCACAACACTGaccaaaagacaaacaatgGTGAGTATACCTCAATGTCGAACTCCAGCACAGCCACTGGCACAACTGTCATGGATTGTGTTAAGTCACCTGACAGCTCTTCCTCCTCGACTGAAAATAAAACCCAGGCACTTCCCCAGAACTCAGATGTGAGGGCCAGTAGCCCACCTCTTCAACCAGCTGATTTCAAACTTGGGTCACCTGAAAAACTGGCTGGTCTGGCCTCACCATCCAGCGGgtattccagtcagtccgaaacTCCAACTTCAACGTTGCCCTCATCTTCTGCAGCATTCTTTCCGGGACCTTTGTCACCTTCTACTGGCAAAAGGAAGCCCAAAGTGCCAGAGAGAAAGTCCTCTCTCTCTTCGTTACAGCATTTTCCTAGAGATGGAGCTTCAATTTATCCTGGCTACAAAAGAGATCCAGACTTTCCGCCACCTCCCTCACAACTGGATATTCATATTCTTCAAGGTGGTTATGTTAGACACACATTGTGTCACAGAACGCAGCATATGAACACACTGCACCATAGCAAACAGAGAATTACAAATGCTTCAGCAACAAAGTTGCTGGTCCCTGAAACGGTTCATGCCAATGTTTCCTGTCCAAATTTGTCATCAGGAATTTCAAACACAAGTCTGCAAGTTCCATCTGCCCATCGTTTAGGACAACTACATTCCGTCAGTCAGTCTACAGACAGTTCCAACACTACAGAACTAGAACCAGCAAGTGTATTAGAGAATGCCACAAGACGTAAATGTCCTCCTTGTAGTTCCACTCTGATGCCACCTCCCAAGAACACTCGGCCTCTCCCTCCACGAAGACCACCCCCAAAACCTCCAGCTCTTGAGCAACGGCCTTCAAATGAGCCATCACAACCACCACCTCCCGGTCGCCACCCTGATGGGCCTCCCTCGTATGAAAGTCTGCTACTCAGACAAGACCGGTATGGACCGGGAACATTTTGGGCAATGACAGCATTCAGAAACCGCATGGACCCGTTATCAGAACCTTCAGAGGACAGTTCGCCCTTGCACCGGCCAGTGCCAAGAGCGCCCCACCCTTCACCAGTcgatctacacacacacattcactccCACAGAGAGTTCAGAGGGCTTACGAATTCCACACATGCACATACTGAGTTCAGGATTTTGGGAGAGCGATCGTTTTctcaagatgatgatgatgatgacgaagatgaagaagaagaagaacaagtcaATGAACTTCCAAGGGCTGCATGTTCCAGGGGAGGCATGCGTTCAGATcatcctccacctcctgcttaTGAGTTTGCTGGGGGATCCCACTTTGACTCAGGGCCCTGGCCTAGTCCACTCAAAGTGCCTGGTACCTCAATGGAGACATCGCATCCTTACCTAATCAGCGATGCAAGGAAAAGAGGACAAGAGGAGTGGGAAGGAGAAGAGGTCAAATCAGGTGCTACCAGAAGTGcccatcagcagcagctgcatgaGTATAAAGACGACTCTACTCCAGACACAGAAGACTACTTCAGTAAAG ATTCCACGCCAAGTGATAATTCACTTTCCCCTTTGACTGAAGACACGAAAGTAGACGAGGACATTATTTTGACATCACCAAACAAGTCCAGAACAACCGAGGATCTGTTCGCCATGATACACAG ATCGAAGAGAAAAGTCCTGGGCCGCAAGGATTCAGGAGAGATGAATGCAAAATCTCGCCTTTGCCCTACAGCGATGCCCTCTGGTCCGGTTGCCACCACCATTGTCCCTCCAGCACCAACACTCAATGTCCTGGCAGCACAAGCCGCTGTTGCTGGATCACAACGGGCTCCAGTACCAATCTATCGCAGCGCTAAGAAATCCAACACGTCGAATGAGGAATTTAAGCTATTACTATTAAAGAAAGGCAGCAGGTCTGATTCTAGCTACCGAATGTCAGCTACAGAGATCCTTAAGAGTCCAATAACCCCTAAAATGCCTGGAGATTCTGTTCAGGAGGGTGCCATCAGACAAGTGGAGGAGCCACCCACCACAGTGCAGGATCCTCTTATCTCTGGCTTTGAACCAATCCAGATACCAGGCCTATTTCCTCGAGCAAATTCTGAAAGTTTCATACCGAAGACTTTGCCACTATCAGCTGCATCTCGACAGGGCCGTTCTCGCATCCCCCCAGTAGCCAACAGCAGTCGCTACAGTACTCGTAGCCGTCTATACACTGCTCCCATGCAAGCCATTTCTGAAGGGGAGACTGAGAACTCAGATGGAAGCCCCCATGATGACAGATCCTCCTAG